A genomic window from Solanum stenotomum isolate F172 chromosome 10, ASM1918654v1, whole genome shotgun sequence includes:
- the LOC125843341 gene encoding transcription factor TCP2-like isoform X1 yields the protein MINAKDIYSPPCPRRYESCSMEMEEIQTDECKFPRMSNKEDEQYQKYDVDDVGEVKKSSGLGGIVKFYGRPSSRIVRVSRASGGKDRHSKVLTSKGLRDRRVRLSVNTAIQFYDLQDRLGCDQPSKAVEWLLKAAAPSIAELPPLEAFPDTLQLSDEKRSSEPGFDSADVEMDDDLNYNQQQQPCCSNSETSKGSGLSLSRSGSRLKARERAKERATEKEKEKENKSCIVAQHHQNMHPSSSFTELLTGGMSDNNNSNTSPNGNIHQNTPRQWSTNPLEYFTSGLLGPSATRGIDNSSGQIYLGNPLQPLRPVSSPMFSIMGEHRPELQHFPFGGDNLVPGVTSSNTNTNNEYNLNFSISSTSGFNRGTLQSNSSSTLPHYQRFSPTDGSYLGPTTEYDARLHLFYGNGYDHGHGHSDQKGKGKN from the exons ATGATTAATGCAAAGGACATCTACAGCCCTCCATGCCCAAGAAG GTATGAAAGTTGTAGTATGGAGATGGAGGAGATTCAAACTGATGAGTGCAAGTTTCCAAGAATGAGCAACAAGGAGGATGAGCAGTACCAAAAATATGATGTAGATGATGTAGGAGAAGTCAAAAAGAGTAGTGGACTTGGTGGGATTGTAAAATTTTATGGTCGGCCTTCATCAAGAATTGTTAGAGTTTCTCGTGCATCTGGAGGGAAAGATAGGCATAGTAAAGTATTGACTTCAAAGGGGTTAAGAGATAGACGTGTTCGTCTTTCTGTCAATACTGCTATACAGTTCTATGACTTGCAAGACCGTCTAGGCTGTGATCAGCCCAGCAAGGCTGTCGAATGGCTGCTAAAAGCGGCCGCTCCTTCTATTGCTGAGCTTCCACCTCTTGAGGCATTTCCAGATACACTGCAGCTCAGTGATGAGAAAAGGTCAAGTGAGCCGGGTTTTGATTCAGCTGATGTGGAAATGGATGATGATCTTAATTACAATCAGCAGCAACAACCTTGTTGTAGCAATTCTGAGACTAGTAAAGGTTCTGGTTTGTCACTTTCCAGATCTGGTAGTCGGCTCAAGGCACGGGAGCGAGCAAAGGAAAGGGCCACagagaaagaaaaggaaaaagaaaacaagtctTGTATTGTTGCTCAACACCACCAAAACATGCACCCTAGCTCGTCTTTCACTGAGCTATTGACCGGTGGTATGAGCGATAACAACAACAGCAACACAAGTCCTAATGGCAACATTCACCAAAACACACCAAGGCAATGGTCTACAAATCCGTTGGAGTATTTTACCTCAGGATTATTAGGCCCATCAGCTACTCGTGGAATAGACAACTCTAGTGGCCAAATTTACTTGGGAAATCCTCTACAGCCATTAAGACCAGTGTCTTCACCAATGTTTAGTATTATGGGTGAGCATCGACCGGAGCTGCAGCATTTCCCATTTGGCGGTGACAACCTAGTCCCGGGCGTTACCTCCAGtaatactaatactaataaCGAGTACAATTTGAACTTCAGCATTTCTTCAACATCTGGTTTCAATAGGGGGACCCTTCAGTCCAATTCTTCCTCTACTTTGCCTCATTACCAGAGGTTTTCTCCCACAGACGGATCATATCTTGGTCCCACAACTGAATATGATGCTCGTTTACATCTCTTCTATGGAAATGGGTATGACCACGGCCACGGACATTCAGATcagaaaggaaaaggaaagaacTAA